One genomic region from Ovis canadensis isolate MfBH-ARS-UI-01 breed Bighorn chromosome 6, ARS-UI_OviCan_v2, whole genome shotgun sequence encodes:
- the SMR3A gene encoding submaxillary gland androgen-regulated protein 3A, which produces MKPLCLTLGLLAFVTCFSSGESHRDPSLPGPRPLPPARLPPRRIPSVPGFVQHPSLPSGPGRIPPRRPFFPGYPNPPRPYPYRPQQLFPYPPFYPPFFPPLPPIPPITTDSPTASVTDRTNSITDTTVPDVDTTVPDVDTTVLDVDTTVPNTDTTVPGIDITVPGVDTTVPNTGTTVPGIDITVPGVDTTVPDADTVDSIITTVPITNNIDSTTNTEEPTTKFINPTTTSSNTQNSFKRFLEKLLFFFGYGRDSP; this is translated from the exons ATGAAACCACTGTGCTTGACCTTGGGCCTTTTGGCTTTTGTAACATGTTTCTCG TCTGGAGAGAGTCACAGAGACCCCAGCCTGCCAGGGCCTAGACCACTGCCACCTGCTCGACTTCCTCCACGACGCATTCCTTCTGTCCCAGGATTTGTTCAACACCCTTCTCTACCCTCTGGTCCAGGGAGAATTCCACCACGCCGTCCTTTCTTCCCAGGTTATCCAAATCCACCAAGACCTTATCCATATAGACCTCAACAGCTCTTTCCATATCCTCCATTTTATCCTCCCTTCTTTCCACCTCTACCCCCAATACCACCAATTACAACAGACTCCCCTACTGCCTCCGTTACCGACAGAACAAACTCCATTACAGATACAACAGTCCCCGACGTTGACACAACAGTCCCCGACGTTGACACAACAGTCCTCGACGTTGACACAACAGTCCCCAACACCGACACAacagtccccggcatcgacataACAGTCCCCGGCGTCGACACAACAGTCCCCAACACCGGCACAacagtccccggcatcgacataACAGTCCCCGGCGTCGACACAACAGTCCCCGATGCTGACACAGTAGACTCCATTATAACAACAGTCCCCATAACAAACAATATAGACTCCACTACAAACACAGAAGAACCCACCACCAAATTCATCAACCCCACAACTACATCATCCAATACCCAAAATTCTTTTAAGAGATTTTTAGaaaaacttcttttcttttttggatatGGAAGAGATAGCCCATGA